A window of the Hordeum vulgare subsp. vulgare chromosome 5H, MorexV3_pseudomolecules_assembly, whole genome shotgun sequence genome harbors these coding sequences:
- the LOC123398725 gene encoding HSP-interacting protein-like, which produces MSSEQEHPEVSEVEEEEVEKDEDAAIVELVTELKQEGTTLFRLRDYDGAAFKFDEAIRLSPRAPRAYNENDIASLHSNVAACYMHMNAHRPEDDYHYHQAIDRCNMALDASPRYTKALLKRARCFEALDRLDLACVDVQEVLTLEPNNAVALELLESLREEMEEKKFLLEQEARSLDDLIKVISASEKVAKQFSSTIATAADPAKNALYTESTDGHDTDTEGILIHGEQDDDHVSYDDNGGEEAPRGQSEEEAHVGDQSGQHKHEEEDGGNAEHHTGAENSAGSGATRCVEFVLGEEGDVRRIALLPQDGGLAQLMDIARSKFPDLKELSVHFKDDRGDLVTVDSTTDQSIWFDEANSGSQGPLRLYVTQGNRERVSCPEQPIREHDAADPCLSHDQ; this is translated from the coding sequence ATGAGCAGCGAACAGGAACACCCGGAGGTGtcagaggtggaggaggaggaggtggagaaggacgaGGATGCCGCCATCGTGGAGCTGGTGACGGAGCTGAAGCAGGAAGGCACGACGCTGTTCCGGCTGCGGGACTACGACGGCGCCGCGTTCAAGTTCGACGAGGCGATCCGGCTGTCCCCTCGAGCCCCGCGCGCGTACAACGAGAACGACATCGCCTCCCTCCACAGCAACGTGGCGGCGTGCTACATGCACATGAACGCGCACCGCCCCGAggacgactaccactaccaccaggcCATCGACCGGTGCAACATGGCCCTCGACGCGTCGCCGAGGTACACCAAAGCGCTCCTGAAGAGGGCGCGCTGCTTCGAGGCGCTGGACCGGCTGGACCTGGCCTGCGTCGACGTGCAGGAGGTGCTCACCCTGGAGCCCAACAACGCGGTGGCGCTGGAGCTCCTCGAGAGCCTcagggaggagatggaggagaagaagTTCCTGCTGGAGCAGGAGGCCAGGTCGCTGGACGATCTCATCAAGGTCATCTCCGCCAGCGAGAAGGTGGCCAAGCAATTCAGCTCTACCATCGCTACTGCAGCAGATCCTGCTAAGAATGCCCTCTACACGGAGTCGACGGATGGCCACGACACCGACACGGAGGGGATATTGATTCACGGTGAGCAGGACGACGATCACGTGAGCTACGACGACAATGGCGGGGAAGAGGCACCGCGCGGccagtcggaggaggaggcgcaTGTTGGTGATCAGAGTGGTCAGCACAAgcacgaggaagaagacgggGGCAACGCAGAGCATCATACCGGCGCTGAGAACAGTGCTGGCTCTGGAGCGACGAGATGCGTGGAGTTTGTTCTTGGAGAAGAAGGGGATGTCAGGAGGATTGCGCTGCTTCCACAAGATGGCGGTCTGGCGCAGTTGATGGACATAGCTCGGAGCAAGTTCCCCGACCTCAAGGAATTGTCTGTTCATTTCAAAGACGACCGTGGTGACCTGGTAACGGTCGACTCAACTACGGACCAGAGCATATGGTTCGACGAAGCGAATTCCGGGTCCCAAGGGCCACTTCGGTTGTACGTAACCCAAGGTAATCGTGAACGGGTGTCGTGCCCCGAGCAGCCGATTCGGGAACACGACGCTGCTGATCCATGTTTGTCGCACGATCAGTAG